The Cohaesibacter gelatinilyticus genome contains a region encoding:
- a CDS encoding IclR family transcriptional regulator has protein sequence MVEDGLSDKKEGQIPTNLRLLILVEEVVRRGVAVKPSEMIEAMGLPKPTVHRLMQTAEAEGFLQRDLDARAYGPGPRLRKLALNTMSSEHLRTARLSILKGIAEDLGETCNLATPDREGMTYLDRVETKWPLRIQLPIGTRVPFHCTASGKMYLSTLKASAQEAILRAQPLEAATNQTCIDADALGSELEAIASRGYSTDDEEFITGMVAVAVPVWDAHQRLLATLSVHAPVQRHSLKDLTEFLPSLQQGAAELSKLT, from the coding sequence ATGGTAGAGGATGGTCTGTCAGACAAAAAAGAGGGGCAAATCCCCACCAACCTACGTCTTTTGATACTCGTTGAAGAAGTCGTCAGGCGCGGTGTGGCGGTAAAACCCTCTGAGATGATCGAGGCAATGGGCCTCCCCAAGCCAACCGTTCATCGTCTGATGCAAACCGCCGAAGCTGAAGGCTTTCTGCAACGTGATCTGGATGCCCGGGCTTATGGCCCGGGTCCCCGGCTGAGAAAACTGGCTCTGAATACGATGTCTTCAGAGCATCTGCGCACTGCGCGTCTCAGTATCCTGAAGGGCATTGCCGAAGATCTGGGAGAGACCTGCAATTTGGCCACGCCTGATCGGGAAGGCATGACTTACCTCGATCGCGTGGAAACCAAATGGCCATTGCGCATTCAGCTACCAATTGGTACCCGGGTCCCATTCCATTGTACGGCCAGCGGAAAGATGTATCTCTCGACACTCAAAGCCAGCGCACAGGAAGCAATATTGCGTGCTCAACCGCTTGAAGCGGCCACCAACCAGACCTGCATCGACGCAGATGCCCTCGGTTCAGAACTGGAGGCCATCGCTAGCCGTGGATATTCTACCGATGACGAGGAATTCATTACCGGTATGGTAGCCGTCGCAGTTCCGGTTTGGGATGCTCACCAACGATTGCTTGCAACACTCTCGGTCCATGCTCCGGTTCAACGACACAGTTTGAAGGATCTGACAGAGTTCCTCCCCTCATTGCAGCAAGGCGCGGCAGAATTGTCAAAACTGACTTGA